The genomic region GCAGTAAAGGGTAATAAGCAAATATTACGTGCTCTCTTAATGGCTGTAGTTAACATACGCTGGTGATGAGCACAGTTGCCGGAAATGCGGCGAGGTAAAATTTTACCACGCTCGGTGATATAT from Desulfotomaculum nigrificans DSM 574 harbors:
- the rpsR gene encoding 30S ribosomal protein S18, producing the protein MKRERGRRGKKRICSFCVDKMTSIDYKDVPRLKKYITERGKILPRRISGNCAHHQRMLTTAIKRARNICLLPFTAE